A portion of the Terriglobia bacterium genome contains these proteins:
- a CDS encoding acyl-CoA thioesterase — MSVPRRQPGRRFHFHTSLQVRFRDVDVKGHVNHAVYFSYFEMARCEYWMSLFSLARLSDIDFIVVRAECNYLQPAQYAEWLDIYVAVTGIRNSSFVMEYEAKARRPRRVVATGSTIQVIYDYSRDQSKRVPSPVRRKIERFEKRPLSPALLTVKR; from the coding sequence ATGAGTGTTCCGCGCAGGCAACCCGGACGACGGTTTCATTTTCATACCTCCTTGCAGGTCCGGTTTCGTGATGTCGATGTCAAGGGCCATGTCAACCATGCAGTCTACTTTTCGTATTTTGAAATGGCCCGTTGTGAGTATTGGATGTCGTTGTTTTCATTGGCTCGGTTGAGCGATATTGACTTTATCGTGGTGCGTGCCGAATGCAACTATCTCCAGCCTGCCCAATATGCTGAATGGCTGGATATTTATGTGGCGGTCACCGGGATCCGGAATTCCAGTTTTGTCATGGAGTATGAGGCGAAGGCACGGCGCCCCCGCCGGGTCGTGGCAACGGGCTCGACCATCCAGGTGATCTATGATTACTCCAGGGATCAATCGAAAAGGGTTCCGTCGCCGGTTCGCCGGAAGATCGAGAGATTTGAGAAGCGCCCGTTGTCTCCGGCTCTATTGACGGTTAAGCGCTAA
- a CDS encoding beta-ketoacyl-[acyl-carrier-protein] synthase family protein, translating into MVRRVVITGIGAVSPNGMGREAFWENTRKGISGVDTISLFDSSHLSARIAGEVKNLDGDGFIKYKDRPHVSRVVPMALAASDEALRDADLNVDSMTKEEKQQIGVMLGTGGGSVEFTEEMYRLYYTGQSKRVSVYTIPSSTIGTLASEISMRFGLRGLSHVVSTGCTSSTDALGHAALMIRSGMIDRFLVGGADAPIAPLIMGAFCLMRILTSSWNHEPQRGSRPFSQSRDGFVLGEGAWMFVLEELQVALSRGARIYGEVAGYGSTCDAYHRVRMDESGEEPARAMGLALKDAHISTQEVDYINLHGTSTLLNDRIETRAVKLCFGPKASTLPGSSLKSMIGHPQGACGAAGVAASLLAMRDHVLPPTINLEDPDSECDLDYIPDIGRQKELDVALCNCIAFGSKNSAVVLKRVNGNN; encoded by the coding sequence GTGGTCAGACGCGTTGTCATTACCGGGATCGGGGCGGTGAGTCCCAATGGGATGGGCCGCGAGGCCTTTTGGGAAAACACCCGGAAGGGTATCAGCGGCGTGGATACGATTTCGCTTTTTGATTCGTCCCACCTCTCGGCCCGCATTGCCGGGGAAGTGAAGAATCTTGACGGAGACGGCTTCATCAAGTACAAGGACCGCCCTCATGTGTCACGCGTGGTGCCCATGGCGCTGGCGGCCTCCGACGAGGCCCTCCGCGATGCGGATTTGAATGTCGATTCCATGACCAAGGAAGAGAAGCAACAGATCGGCGTGATGCTTGGCACGGGGGGAGGGTCGGTGGAATTTACGGAGGAGATGTACCGGCTCTATTATACCGGTCAATCCAAACGGGTCTCTGTGTATACGATTCCCTCTTCCACCATCGGCACGCTGGCGAGTGAAATCTCCATGCGCTTCGGCCTTCGCGGTCTGAGCCATGTCGTTTCGACCGGATGCACCTCCTCCACCGATGCCCTTGGCCACGCCGCGCTCATGATTCGATCGGGAATGATCGATCGGTTTCTTGTCGGCGGGGCCGATGCGCCTATTGCCCCGCTGATTATGGGGGCCTTCTGCCTCATGCGCATTCTCACTTCCTCCTGGAACCATGAGCCGCAGCGCGGCTCGCGTCCGTTCTCTCAAAGCCGCGACGGTTTTGTGTTGGGAGAAGGAGCGTGGATGTTTGTCCTCGAGGAACTTCAAGTGGCACTTTCGCGCGGCGCGCGGATTTATGGCGAAGTGGCCGGTTACGGCTCCACCTGCGACGCCTACCATCGGGTCCGCATGGATGAGAGTGGCGAAGAGCCCGCCCGTGCCATGGGCCTCGCGCTGAAAGACGCCCATATCTCGACCCAGGAGGTCGATTACATCAACCTGCATGGAACCTCCACGTTGCTCAATGACCGCATTGAAACCCGCGCGGTCAAGCTATGCTTCGGCCCCAAGGCCTCGACGTTGCCCGGATCTTCGCTAAAATCCATGATCGGACACCCCCAGGGTGCCTGCGGGGCGGCCGGAGTGGCGGCATCGTTGCTGGCCATGCGCGACCACGTCCTGCCTCCGACCATCAACCTGGAAGACCCCGATTCTGAATGCGATCTCGACTATATCCCTGATATCGGGCGGCAAAAGGAGCTCGACGTGGCCCTCTGCAACTGCATCGCATTCGGTTCCAAGAATTCAGCGGTCGTTTTGAAGCGGGTGAACGGAAACAATTAG